One Aquisediminimonas profunda genomic region harbors:
- a CDS encoding lytic murein transglycosylase, with the protein MRDFRLRAAIVLACLPVALGASAAPDVTVQGSDPFQSFIEQLRSQALAQGVTPGTVNAVLPTLYFSQRVVDLDRAQPGGPPNSPIPKFAPYAAQHVDTARINRGRAKYQSLLPLLQRVETETGVPEAIMIAIWGHETNYGAYTGDFDLANSLATLAYEGRRRSLFTTEFIATLKLIDAGFPREKLKGSWAGATGYPQFLPSTYLRYGRDGDGDGRADIWSSEADALASIAKYFEASGWRRGQPWGVKAYVPDSLDRSQFETRLTASRCPRVFGRHSQWKTLAEWKAQGVIPTESKGIRDSDLATLLEPDGPGATAYLLTGNYRVILEYNCSNFYALSVGLLADEVER; encoded by the coding sequence ATGCGAGATTTTCGTCTCCGCGCCGCGATTGTTCTGGCGTGCCTTCCAGTCGCCTTGGGGGCCAGTGCTGCGCCCGATGTCACAGTACAAGGCTCAGACCCCTTCCAGAGTTTCATCGAGCAGCTGCGGTCGCAAGCTCTGGCGCAAGGCGTTACTCCCGGCACGGTCAATGCAGTCTTGCCGACCCTTTATTTCAGCCAGCGTGTCGTTGATCTTGATCGCGCTCAGCCAGGTGGACCGCCCAATTCGCCCATACCGAAATTTGCGCCTTATGCGGCGCAGCATGTTGATACAGCGCGCATCAACAGGGGCAGGGCAAAGTACCAATCACTGTTGCCGCTGCTTCAGCGGGTCGAAACTGAAACGGGCGTGCCCGAAGCGATCATGATTGCTATCTGGGGCCACGAAACCAATTACGGCGCGTACACTGGCGATTTCGATCTGGCCAACTCCCTTGCAACACTTGCTTATGAGGGCCGGCGCCGCAGCTTGTTCACGACTGAATTCATTGCAACCCTGAAGTTGATTGACGCCGGTTTCCCCCGTGAAAAGCTCAAAGGTAGCTGGGCTGGGGCGACTGGTTATCCGCAGTTCCTGCCGTCGACCTACCTGCGGTACGGCAGGGATGGGGACGGGGACGGGCGCGCGGACATCTGGTCAAGCGAAGCGGATGCGCTGGCATCAATTGCCAAATATTTCGAAGCGTCCGGTTGGCGTCGCGGCCAGCCTTGGGGCGTGAAGGCTTATGTTCCAGATTCACTCGACCGTTCGCAGTTTGAGACACGCCTCACAGCATCCCGCTGCCCGCGCGTTTTTGGGAGGCACAGTCAATGGAAAACCCTTGCTGAATGGAAAGCTCAAGGTGTCATCCCGACTGAAAGCAAGGGGATACGTGACAGCGATCTGGCGACCTTGCTCGAGCCGGACGGCCCCGGCGCCACGGCCTATCTTCTCACTGGAAATTACAGGGTCATACTCGAGTATAATTGCTCCAATTTTTACGCATTATCGGTGGGGCTGCTGGCGGATGAGGTCGAACGTTAA